A genome region from Musa acuminata AAA Group cultivar baxijiao chromosome BXJ3-5, Cavendish_Baxijiao_AAA, whole genome shotgun sequence includes the following:
- the LOC135638579 gene encoding aquaporin PIP2-7: MSKEVNVEGEQPPVKDYTDPPPEPLLNFGELRLWSFYRALIAEFVATLLFLYVTIATVIGHKEQNAADQCSGVGLLGIAWAFGGMIFILVYCTAGISGGHINPAVTLGLFLARKVSLIRALLYMVAQCLGAIVGVGIVKGIMKHQYNSLGGGANVVAAGYSKGTALGAEIIGTFVLVYTVFSATDPKRSARDSHVPVLAPLPIGFAVFMVHLATIPITGTGINPARSLGAAVIYNQDKPWDDHWIFWVGPFVGALAAAAYHQYILRAAAIKALGSFRSNPTN; encoded by the exons ATGTCGAAGGAGGTGAACGTGGAGGGGGAGCAGCCGCCGGTGAAGGACTACACGGACCCTCCGCCGGAGCCGCTGTTAAACTTCGGGGAGCTCCGGCTTTGGTCCTTCTACCGCGCTCTCATCGCCGAGTTCGTGGCCACACTCCTCTTCCTGTACGTCACCATCGCCACCGTCATCGGCCACAAGGAACAGAACGCGGCCGACCAGTGCAGCGGCGTCGGCCTCCTCGGTATCGCCTGGGCCTTCGGCGGCATGATCTTCATCCTCGTCTACTGCACCGCCGGCATCTCTG GAGGGCACATCAACCCCGCGGTCACGCTCGGGCTGTTCTTGGCGCGGAAGGTGTCGCTGATACGGGCGTTGCTGTACATGGTGGCGCAGTGCTTGGGAGCCATCGTCGGGGTGGGGATCGTGAAGGGGATCATGAAGCACCAGTATAACTCCCTCGGCGGCGGAGCCAACGTGGTCGCCGCCGGCTACTCCAAGGGTACCGCCCTCGGGGCGGAGATCATCGGCACCTTCGTCCTCGTCTACACCGTCTTCTCTGCCACCGACCCCAAGCGCAGCGCTCGCGACTCGCACGTTCCC GTGTTGGCACCACTCCCCATCGGGTTCGCCGTGTTCATGGTGCACCTCGCCACCATCCCCATCACCGGGACCGGCATCAACCCTGCTCGGAGCCTTGGCGCTGCAGTCATCTACAACCAGGACAAGCCCTGGGATGACCAT TGGATCTTCTGGGTGGGTCCCTTCGTCGGAGCGTTAGCCGCGGCGGCGTACCACCAGTACATCCTGAGAGCAGCGGCCATCAAGGCTCTGGGTTCCTTCAGGAGCAACCCCACCAACTAA
- the LOC103984778 gene encoding bZIP transcription factor 27-like, translating into MEEVWKNVTLNSLYQDKPMTPVDCYRHDHPTSSPSFRGMILQDFPAGPLNRPLTISPPAIEELPVPPPPSPPAHPQTVVNLNSGLEFQHLVVDANSRSNASNSNGQYSSAFSPTGLFSCCSNRKMMRESIAIGIDRKHKRLIKNRESAARSRARKQAYTIQLELEVAHLKEENAKLKRQNEEVDLFVRDDLGVPDVFILSGF; encoded by the exons ATGGAGGAGGTGTGGAAGAATGTGACTCTCAACAGCCTCTACCAAGACAAGCCCATGACGCCTGTGGACTGCTACCGCCACGACCACCCGACCTCTTCACCTTCCTTCAGGGGCATGATCCTACAGGACTTCCCTGCCGGGCCATTGAACAGGCCCCTCACCATCTCTCCACCTGCCATCGAAGAGCTACCGGTGCCACCTCCTCCATCCCCTCCTGCCCACCCTCAAACAGTCGTCAATTTGAACTCGGGTTTGGAGTTCCAGCACCTTGTAGTTGATGCCAACTCCCGCTCCAATGCTAGCAATTCCAATGGCCAGTACTCATCCGCATTCTCGCCCACTGGGCTCTTCTCGTGCTGCTCCAACAGAAAGATGATGAGGGAAAGCATCGCCATCGGCATTGATCGCAAGCATAAGAGACTGATCAAGAACCGGGAATCTGCCGCCCGATCACGCGCAAGGAAACAG GCGTATACCATTCAGCTAGAGCTGGAAGTTGCCCATCTAAAGGAGGAGAATGCCAAACTAAAGAGGCAAAATGAGGAGGTAGACTTATTTGTTAGAGATGATCTTGGTGTTCCTGATGTTTTCATTCTTTCGGGGTTTTAA